CTTTATCGAAGGCTGGTACAACCCGCGCCGGCGGCACTCGTCACTGGACTACATGTCGCCGGCCGAGTACGAGAGGAGAAACTGGCTGGCTGCGTAGCAGCCCAGC
The nucleotide sequence above comes from Candidatus Binatia bacterium. Encoded proteins:
- a CDS encoding IS3 family transposase gives rise to the protein FIEGWYNPRRRHSSLDYMSPAEYERRNWLAA